From the Lacipirellulaceae bacterium genome, the window TTGATCAGGCCGAGGTTTGGCGGGCGGCGAGCCGTTGGAGCCTCGCATTAGCCTTGCGAGCGAAAGGGGTTCCCCAGAAGTCTTACGGACCTGCTTGGAAGTCGGCCCAAGGAGCTTCGAAAAAGCTGTCCGTGGAACTTCCCGCGATGCCAGAGGTGGAGGAAGAACAGGATACCGTCTCGACCATCCAATCCTCAATGATCGAGTCCACGGGCCCTGATCTTTGGCAAGCCATCGAAACGAAGCACGGCATTCCCGCGGGTGATCTGGCCGAACTGGCCGTTCGTACACATCGGATGTTGCTGACCTATTCACCAACGAAGCCGCACTTCGCCAACGAAGCTGCCGAGCTCACGCGATTGGCCGAGTCGGCTGAGTTGTCAAAAGACCTTTGGCAGCCGCTGATCGAGCTGATGGAGGAGCAAGGCTCGTACAACGAGGTGAAGCGAGCGATCTTCACGCTGCATAAGCAAGTCGCGAAGCACTACAAGAACTAAACATTGGTTCGCTAAAAAAGCCCCGAGCCGTCAGGCGTAAGCCGTCGGGTCGCACTCTCATATGCGTCACCACCCGACGACGAACGTCTGACGGCTCGGGGCGTGATCAATTACCTCACCAACAACACGTGGTGGTATCCATTGGGGCCGCGGACGGTTGCCGCACCGGCAGCGCGGAACCCTCCTGAGTACAGGAAGCAAGTTCGAAATTGGTTATTGCTTGACCAACCAACGCCTTCGGCGCGGGCAGTGCCGAGTGATCCCCCCGGGTGCCCTGTGATTCCGCGACTTGCCATCGCGTGTGCTTTCTGTTGGGCGAGCGCCATCAGTTGGGGATCAGCCGCTAACTGAGGCAATCCGCTGCGAGCGCGAATCTGGTTCACGCGGCAGACTTCGCAAGCGTCTGCGCTGCTCCCGGCCACGGCGAGAGCGAAACCAAAGATTGCAACTCCAAGTACTCCGTACCTTCTCGAACTTCGAAAGTTCATAACATCCCTTCGTTTGTATCTGCCCCGGACAGTCGGCAGCCGCACCGTTGCGTGCCACCTCTTCTTCTCAAGTCCCATCTCAATGTCGAGAGCCGAGTCGATGAATCCCCCAAAAGGACTAGATTCGGGTGACCGCGTGTGTGCTAGCAGTGAAGGCTTCGGACCTCAGACTTCTGGCTTCAGGGCTCGTTGATTACCCACAAGCGGTCTGACGCCTGATGCCCGAAGCTTGAGGGCCTCTCCCAACTCGCTATGTGTTTTCTAACGATTGCACGGATTGCGAGCACGGCTTGATCCTGTGAAGTGCTGTTGCTGTGGCAAGTCGCTAGCACGTACCTCACCGTGACCTAATCTTCGGAAGAAGCTGCAACATATGACATGCGGCAACAGTGAGCTAAAACAGCGCTGTTTTTTGGATTCGCTACTCGCCATTTTGCGATGCATGGGACTGAAAGGTAATTACGATGGCTCATCCCGAACGTAAGAAAACATTTGTCGATCCCCAGGTTCAAGGCGCATTGGCTCGTCGTTTGTGCATGCACTGGGTTGCCTTCATTGCGGTGGCGGCAGCCGTTGCTTTTTGCTTGCAAGTGCTAAGCAACCCGTTTCGCCCCATTAGCGAGCACTTCCAGCAACTTTGGTGGACGCAAGGTCCCTTCATCATGGTGATGGTATTCATGATGCCGGTCTTCGTGGTTGACACGATTAAGATCAGTCATCGTTTTGCAGGTCCCATCTATCGCTTGCGTCAAACGATCAAGGAAATAGCAGAAACCGGTGAAGTGAAGGTTCTGAAATTTCGCGATTTCGATTTCTGGCAAGGCTTGGCAGATGACTTCAACAAGATGACGTCGAAGCTGACCGGAATGAACTACGACCCGAACCTCGCTGCCGAAGACAGCCAGGAAGCAGCTCAACCAGAAGAAGGTGAGTTGGTCGAAGCGTAAGGTTCTCTTGCCTAGCCCGCGAGCTACGTCTCGCGCGGTAGTGGCGTTTTCTCTTTCGCCCCGCGCGAGACGTAGCTCGCGGGCTAGTGCCAATGCCCCCTGATTTTTCCATGCGAAATCGAAACCAAAAACGACCTGAACAACGTCACGGCGTTGCCGCCTCTGAGCTGGCCGTTTGCCTGCCCGTGATCGTCTTGCTCGTGCTGGCGATGATCGAAAGCTGCACGATGATCTTCCTCAAGCAGTCGCTGACCGTGGCTGCTTACGAAGGTGCTCGCACGGCACTTATCGATGGTTCAGATCCCTCGGCGGTTCAGACGACTTGCAATGGCGTCCTCGCAGACCGTCGTGTCCAAGGGGGCCGTGTGACGATTAACCCTCCCAACTTCGATCGACTCGCTCCTGGCCAGTTCATCGAAGTCACGGTCACAGCTCCCGCGTCAGCAAACTCCGTCATCCCAGGCAGCTTCTTCACCGGCCGCACACTCGAAGGTAGAGCGGAGTTTATGAAGGAGTTTTGAAGATGAAGCTGTCAGCATTCAGTCGTCAGCCATCAGTTCTGAATAAGTTCAACAATTCGAGACAGTCCAGACATACTTGAGATGCTTTACTCCAATCGAAACGCATGCAAACCTAACCGTCGCGGAGCCATGCTGGTTCTTGTGGCCGTTTGCTTGCCGCTGTTCTTGATCATGGCAGCCTTCGCTGTCGATGTGGCGTGGATGCAGTTGGTGCGGGCGGAGCTACGCACGGCGACCGACTCCGCCTCGCGTGCTGGGGCGAAAACGCTGAGCCTTCGCCAGAACGAAATCGACGCTCGGGCGGCTGCTAAGGATGCCGCTTTGCGAAACACCGTGGCTGGTCAGCCACTGATCGTTGACGACTCACAGATTGAAGTTGGCAGCGGCACGCAAGCCACGCGGAACTCACGCTTTGTCTTCAGACCCGGAGGGACCCAACTCAATTCGATGCGGGTAACGGGCCAGAGAACGGCAAGTTCGTCAGCAGGCCCGGTGGCTTTGTTTCTTGGTCGTGTTATGGGCGTGACTCAGTTTCAGCCAGAGCACATTGCCACCTCGACGCAACTCGACCGCGACATTTGTCTCGTCGTTGACCGTTCAGGCTCAATGATGCGAGAGGTTGATAGCCGCAACGTACCAGGTAGCAACTGCGGTCCCCCTCACTCTACGCTTAGTCGTTGGAGTGCTCTTGATCGGGCGGTACGCGGCTTTCTTGACGAGCTTGATCGAACTGCTCAAACCGAACAGTGCGGACTCGTCAGCTACTCCGATGCCGGTCGCCACTGTGGGTTCAACTACACGACCTCAGATATCAACGCACCCCTCGACTTTGATTATCGACCCATTCGCAACGAGATGACGCGGCTCAGCAGCCGCGCTGTCCGTGGCACGACAAACATCCACGCCGGGATCCAGAATGGCCGCATCGTGTTGACTTCGCCGGCCCAGCGACCCTTTGCCTTGCGAACCATGGTGGTCATGACCGACGGCCGCCACAATCGCGGACCGGAGCCGGTGATTGCTGCCCGACAAGCCGCGAGAGAAAAAATCACGATTCACACGGTCACGTTTAGCGATGAGGCTGACTTCAGGCGGATGCGCGATGTCGCCAACGCTGGCGGCGGCACCCACTTCCACGCCCCCGACGCAGCGGCCCTGGAACGCATCTTCCGCGAAATCGCTTCCACATTGCCCGTGATGCTGACCGAATAACTCTAACCACAGAGAGCACGGAGAACACGGAGAAAACTTGACGGGATTTACAGGATCGACAGGATGCTGAAAGCACTGCCAACCTTTTTTGTGTGCAAATCCCATCAATAAAACACTCCGTGACCTCCGTGTTCTCCGTGGTTCAAAAATGAATTGCTGTGGAACGATCCATTATGATTCGACATCGCCCTAGAAAACATCGAAGCGTCTGTCGTCGCGGTGCGGCTGCCGTGGAGTTCGCCGTTGTTGCGCCGATCTTCTTTGTATTGGTGATCGCTGCGTTTGAATTCGGACGAATGAACGTCATCCGCCACACGGCCGACAATGCGGCTTACGAAGCAGCTCGGCATGCGATGGTCCCGGGGGCGACCGCTACCGAAGCCGTCGCGAAGGCGAATAGCATCTTGAACATTGTGGGCACACGTGGAGCGAGCGTTTCGATCAACCCGGCAGTGATCGACGAAACCGTTGATGAAATCACCGTGACGATCGACGTCCCCATGAACCAAAACGGCTGGATCACGCCGAGGTTCAGTTCCGCAAGCAACATTCGCGCGTCGAGCAGGCTCAGGACCGAACGCGCCAGAGATTAGCGTTCACCAGCCAGCCGCAGGCTAACAGCCTGCCGGGAATTCTCTTCTAGTGTCAAGGCTGCCGAGAAGTTCTCCGGCGAACTGTTAGTTCGCGGCTGCTCGCCTTCTTCGCGTAACCGTCAAACTGCCAGCGAACAACAGTAAGGCAGTACTTGTCGGCTCTGGCACGAACCGCACGGCGATTCCCCCGCTGCCAAAGTTGCGTTGCCAGGTGAGGAAGTTGTCGCCGTCAAAGAAGTTGGCTTGCTGGGCGTAGCCCGCGTTCCAGGCAGCGACATCCTGCTCGTTCACTCCACCGTCGTTGTTGTAGTCGCCGGGCAAGATGACGATCAACGTGACGTCGTTCGTGCCGTACTCAAGAAGCCACTCGTAGTCTTCGCTCTCGGTGAGATGAAGTTCCTCGAAGAATCCTCCGATTCCCTCTGTCGTGCTAATGATCGTGAATTCGTCACCGATGTCTGGTGTGTAGTCGCTGATGATGTCGCCGACGACATTCACTTCGAGCGTACCACCAAGCTTCGCTTGGCCATCTACGAAAAGCTCGTCGAATTCTGTACCAGGGAGCGAGCCGCCGATTTCAAAGATCATACGACCCTCGCTACCATTGCCGTATCGTCCTTCGATCGTCAGAGAGCCAAACCCTTCACCTGGAGAAACGATACCATTGCGATTTTCGACTTGTCCTGGGATTGGGCCGCTTCCGGTGCTAATCGTCCCTGAGCCTTCGATTTTGCCCCCGAGGACTTCAACAAATTGCGTATCGAGCGTCCCTCCGTTGAGGCTCAGAATCCCGCCGGCTTCGATATTCGTTCCGCCGAAAGTGGTCAACGTGACCTCTGAGTCAATGTGAACGGTCATGGTCTTCGTGTTGGCATTTGGGTTCTCCGCCGAGATGTTCAATTCCCAAGCTTCCGCGTCGGCGGTGACTGACACACTCCGATTCCCAAAGAGATTATTCCGAACATTGGCAACGCCCAAGATGTCGGGCACTCCCGCCGCATCCCATTTACCAGGGTCGTTCCAAGAACCTCCGAACCCGTTGACTACAAATTCATGTTGCGTGGTCACCGGGTCGCTAATGTACAGGCTCGGGCTCGCTCCAGCGCCACCTAATGCTGGGTTGGGATCGATCACGAGATTCCGCCCGACAAGCAGGTTGGTTCCAATGATTCCATCGACGATGTTTCCCGGATCGCCAGGATTAGTGATGTCGAAAATGATAACCGGAACATTGTTCGCTGTGACGTTGCCGCCGATGGCTTGGATCGTTAGCGAGTCGAGAAAGTATCCAGGCAAGTCGAGCGTCAGCCCCCCGGAACCAATGATATCGATCGAGAAATCAGGTGTATCAAGTTGTACGTCGATGCCCAGTTGCAGCGCCTTTTGTTCCGAGAGCACACTGACACTTGCCCCCGAATCGAAGAACAAGTCTGAGTTATTCAACTGGACCCCATCATTCTCCAAGTTAGCCGTCAAGAACAAGGCTCCCGGTAACAAGGTTGGAAACATTGGGTTCTCATGGGGATTATCCAGGAAGTCAGGGTTGTTGAAATCGAAAACCCATGACGGGGGTTGTTGAAACGCTGCCCCAGGGTTGAGCGTCAACGGTGCCCGGCGTGTGATGCTTCCGCCGCCGCTTCCCAGCGGTTGGAAGTCGATCGCCGGCGTGCGTACCGTACGACCATTAAGCTCGAACACTTGTGGCTGGTCGGCATTGATATGCGTCGCGAACTGGCTTGCGAACGTAAGCCCAACGACATTGGGAAGGTCCGACGTCGCCGGCACGGTGATCAACGAAACGTTTGTTTGCCCTTCGAGCCCTGCGTGATCAATCACGAGCGGCCCGGTGCCAGTTCTGCTTTGTAGGCCGCCAGCATACAAGCCGACCGGATCATTCACATCAGCGAGAATCGTTCCCGTTGCACCACCGACGGGGACCGTAAACGTTCCGCGAAAGCCATCCGACTCACCGGGGTACGGACCGTCGATGTTGAAATTCGTGTCCGCCTCAGCGGTCAGCAAAGAAAGTCCCGCACCCGTGTCGAGGAGGGCAATGTCATAGAAGGCGGTGTCGTTCGCGCCAAGCAAGATTCCTCCTGGCGAGTCGCTGTAGTCCGCCGAAGTGATCAAGTCATCACGAAACTCGTTAGTTAGCGCGAAGCCGACTTGGGGTAAGAAACCTTCAATCGGTACGCCGGTGGCCAGCGATGTTTCGCAAGGCAACGCGCAACAGACGGTGAGCAGTGCGAGAAAACTTGCGCGGCAGCGAGTAAAAAACATGGGAGCGAAACCCTCGTGTCAGCGCAGGCAAACCACGCATCTGATCCGTTGCTCGCAACCTTGCGGCAAGAGAGAAGTAATCAATCGAACTGTCGGCCTCAGTACGCTTTGGCCTAACAGAAGATCAGTGTCGCCAGCCGGAATGACGAAGAAGGCCTCTTCTCGCAAGGCTCCGCTGGCTCAAAAAGGGAACCGTGCGCACGTATTCCCTACGTCCTAGGGTAAGCCAGCCGGTCGTTCGAGTCAAGAAATGACTATGAAACAAGGGTTTCATATACACCATTCGAGCCCAATAGCCGCGGCTCAACGAGCCGCCGGAAAGGCAGTTTTGTGGCTAACCACTGAGCAGATTCCCGGCGGCTCGTAGAGCCGCGGCTGGGGGTTCTGCCAGTTCGTCTAGCACTCACGCTGGCGAGACCGAAGGACGACCGATGCTGTGGTAGGTGTAACCACGGCGCTTCATGCGTTCCGGCTCGTATAGATTTCGTCCGTCGAAGATCACCGGCGAGGCCATTAGCTGGTACATCTCGGCGAAGTCGGGCGAGTGGTAGTCCTTCCACTCGGTCATGATCACCAGGGCGTCAGTCCCTTCGACTGAGCCCATGCGGCGGTCGCAATAGGTGAGCTTGTCGCCGTAATCGGCTTTCACGTTCTCGACTGCTTCAGGATCGTGGACGCGGATCTTTGCACCTTGTTCCAGGAGCCAGTCGATCAGCACCAATGCCGGTGCTTCGCGAATGTCATCGGTGCGGGGTTTGAAAGCAAGCCCCCAAACGGTGACTGTCTTGCCATTGAGGTCGCCGTCGAAGTGTTCTTTGATCTTTTCAATCATCACCGTCTTTTGACGCTCGTTCACTTCATCAACGCTGCGGAGCATCTGCGGCACGACGCCATGCTGCTCGGCCATTGCGGAAAGCGCCCGAACGTCTTTCGGGAAGCAGCTCCCGCCGTAGCCAACGCCAGGGAACAAGAAGGCAAAACCAATGCGGCTGTCATGACCGATGCCGCGACGCACGTCGTTAATGTCGCCACCCATCTTCTCGCACAGATTGGCCATCTCGTTGATGAAGCTAATCTTTGTGGAAAGCAATGCGTTTGCCACGTATTTGGTCATTTCCGCGCTTTGCGGCGACATCGAAAGAAACGGTTTCTCAGTGCGCAAGAACGGCTTGTAGAGTTGATGGAGCAGATCACTATCTTCCTCGTCACGGACACCGACGACCACGCGATCAGGCTTCATGAAGTCGTCGATCGCAGCCCCTTCTTTCAGGAACTCCGGGTTACTCGCAACGCGACAGTTGCGACCTGTGAATTCTTTGAGCATCGAGTAGATGCGCTCGTTGGTTCCCACTGGTACCGTGCTCTTGGTGACAACCAATGCGTCTTCACGCATATGCGGTGCGATTGCTTCAACCACCGCCCACATGGCCGAAAGGTTGGCCGCTCCGTCATCGCCCTGGGGCGTTCCGACTGCCAAATAGATAACGTCCGCTGGCTTAACTGCGGCAGGAAGATCGGTCGTGAAGTGCAACCGTTTGGCTTCGTAATTATGCTGCACCATCTCGGTGAGCCCAGGCTCGTAGATGGGGATGATACCCTTGTTCAGGTTATCGATCTTCTTTTGATCAATATCGATGCACGTCACATCGTTGCCCGTATCGGCAAAACAAGTTCCGGTCACAAGGCCCACATAGCCGGTGCCGACGACAGCAATCTTCATCGCAGGTAGTCCTGAGTTCTAAGAAATAAATCAGATAGGGGTCAGAGAGGTGGGAGCCTAGGCGGTTGCCAGGCTGTACTTCACGGGGAGTCGTTCGCCCTCTAGCCAAGATTGGCCATCGGTTAAACTTACCAGCATAATTGCCTTGGGCAGGTAAGCAAAGCATCTGGACGAGAAAAGTGGAGGGACCGCCATGGGTGACGCTCAATTACCCTGGGCCATGCTGCCAAGAAACGGCGGAACGCCACAGAAGGCGCTCCCTGCAGGGGTAGGGATTATGCCGCCTCGCGGTGATCAAGATGAGCCAGACGCCTGAATAGCTCACAGCGTTCTGCTAGCTCTTCGAATTTGCCGACATCCGCAATACGGCCCTGTTCCATCACGACAATCCGATCCGCCAGCGCAAGTGTGCTAGGCCGATGCGTGATCATAAAGGCGGTGCGGCCTTGGACGAACTCTTCGAGCACTTCATGGATGAGCCGTTCGCTCTCAACATCAATCTGGCTGGTGGCCTCGTCGAGGATCAAGATTTCCGGGTCACGGAGGATTGCCCGCGCGAGGGCGATACGCTGACGCTGTCCGCCGGAGAGCCGCCCTCCCCTGGTGCCGACGACGGTCTCATAGCCGTCGCTCAATTTACTGGTGATAAACTTGTGAGCGTGAGCACGCTTAGAGGCAGCAATGACATCTTCATCGGATGCGCCAGGAGTGCCGTATCGAATGTTCTCGGCCAAGGTATCGTCGAACAACAGCGTCTC encodes:
- a CDS encoding VWA domain-containing protein → MLVLVAVCLPLFLIMAAFAVDVAWMQLVRAELRTATDSASRAGAKTLSLRQNEIDARAAAKDAALRNTVAGQPLIVDDSQIEVGSGTQATRNSRFVFRPGGTQLNSMRVTGQRTASSSAGPVALFLGRVMGVTQFQPEHIATSTQLDRDICLVVDRSGSMMREVDSRNVPGSNCGPPHSTLSRWSALDRAVRGFLDELDRTAQTEQCGLVSYSDAGRHCGFNYTTSDINAPLDFDYRPIRNEMTRLSSRAVRGTTNIHAGIQNGRIVLTSPAQRPFALRTMVVMTDGRHNRGPEPVIAARQAAREKITIHTVTFSDEADFRRMRDVANAGGGTHFHAPDAAALERIFREIASTLPVMLTE
- a CDS encoding pilus assembly protein; translated protein: MIRHRPRKHRSVCRRGAAAVEFAVVAPIFFVLVIAAFEFGRMNVIRHTADNAAYEAARHAMVPGATATEAVAKANSILNIVGTRGASVSINPAVIDETVDEITVTIDVPMNQNGWITPRFSSASNIRASSRLRTERARD
- a CDS encoding pilus assembly protein, whose translation is MRNRNQKRPEQRHGVAASELAVCLPVIVLLVLAMIESCTMIFLKQSLTVAAYEGARTALIDGSDPSAVQTTCNGVLADRRVQGGRVTINPPNFDRLAPGQFIEVTVTAPASANSVIPGSFFTGRTLEGRAEFMKEF
- a CDS encoding UDP-glucose/GDP-mannose dehydrogenase family protein, with the translated sequence MKIAVVGTGYVGLVTGTCFADTGNDVTCIDIDQKKIDNLNKGIIPIYEPGLTEMVQHNYEAKRLHFTTDLPAAVKPADVIYLAVGTPQGDDGAANLSAMWAVVEAIAPHMREDALVVTKSTVPVGTNERIYSMLKEFTGRNCRVASNPEFLKEGAAIDDFMKPDRVVVGVRDEEDSDLLHQLYKPFLRTEKPFLSMSPQSAEMTKYVANALLSTKISFINEMANLCEKMGGDINDVRRGIGHDSRIGFAFLFPGVGYGGSCFPKDVRALSAMAEQHGVVPQMLRSVDEVNERQKTVMIEKIKEHFDGDLNGKTVTVWGLAFKPRTDDIREAPALVLIDWLLEQGAKIRVHDPEAVENVKADYGDKLTYCDRRMGSVEGTDALVIMTEWKDYHSPDFAEMYQLMASPVIFDGRNLYEPERMKRRGYTYHSIGRPSVSPA
- a CDS encoding aspartyl protease family protein, whose amino-acid sequence is MFFTRCRASFLALLTVCCALPCETSLATGVPIEGFLPQVGFALTNEFRDDLITSADYSDSPGGILLGANDTAFYDIALLDTGAGLSLLTAEADTNFNIDGPYPGESDGFRGTFTVPVGGATGTILADVNDPVGLYAGGLQSRTGTGPLVIDHAGLEGQTNVSLITVPATSDLPNVVGLTFASQFATHINADQPQVFELNGRTVRTPAIDFQPLGSGGGSITRRAPLTLNPGAAFQQPPSWVFDFNNPDFLDNPHENPMFPTLLPGALFLTANLENDGVQLNNSDLFFDSGASVSVLSEQKALQLGIDVQLDTPDFSIDIIGSGGLTLDLPGYFLDSLTIQAIGGNVTANNVPVIIFDITNPGDPGNIVDGIIGTNLLVGRNLVIDPNPALGGAGASPSLYISDPVTTQHEFVVNGFGGSWNDPGKWDAAGVPDILGVANVRNNLFGNRSVSVTADAEAWELNISAENPNANTKTMTVHIDSEVTLTTFGGTNIEAGGILSLNGGTLDTQFVEVLGGKIEGSGTISTGSGPIPGQVENRNGIVSPGEGFGSLTIEGRYGNGSEGRMIFEIGGSLPGTEFDELFVDGQAKLGGTLEVNVVGDIISDYTPDIGDEFTIISTTEGIGGFFEELHLTESEDYEWLLEYGTNDVTLIVILPGDYNNDGGVNEQDVAAWNAGYAQQANFFDGDNFLTWQRNFGSGGIAVRFVPEPTSTALLLFAGSLTVTRRRRAAAN
- a CDS encoding CAP domain-containing protein, which codes for MNFRSSRRYGVLGVAIFGFALAVAGSSADACEVCRVNQIRARSGLPQLAADPQLMALAQQKAHAMASRGITGHPGGSLGTARAEGVGWSSNNQFRTCFLYSGGFRAAGAATVRGPNGYHHVLLVR